The region CCTCACCTTCACCCTCCGCCGTGGCCTGCGGTTCGCCGACGGCACTCCGGTGAACGCCGAGGCCGTCAAGAAGAGCGTCGAACGCGGCAAGAACCACCCCAAGTCCCTGATCGCCTCCCAACTGACCAGCATCGACACGGTACGGGCCCCAGACGCGCACACCGTGGTCCTCCAACTCACCGAGGCCGACTACCAGTTGCCCGCCCTGCTGGCCGGGAAGACCGGCATGGTGGTCAGCCCCACCGCGTTCGGGAAGGACGAGGCGCGGCTGGCCACCAGGCCGGTCGGCCACGGCCCGTTCCGGCTGGTGTCCTACACCCAGAACTCGATGGCGAGCCTGCGCCGCGACCCCGGCTACTGGAACGCCGAACACATCGCCGTCGAGCGCTTCGAGGCGTATCCGAAGCCCGATGAGACCACGGCGCTCGCCGCGCTCCAGTCCGGGCGGCTCAATGTGGCCCAGATCCCGTTCAGCCAGGTCGAGGCGGCACGTGAGGCCGGTTTCACGGTGCAGCTCATCCCGTCGATGGTGGTGCGCGTCCTGGATGTGAACACCGCCATGAAGCCGTTCGACGACCCCGCCGTCCTCAAGGCCCTGAAGTACGCCGTGGACCGCCAAGCCCTGCTGGACAGCGAGCAGTTCGGCCATGGCGAGGTGGACCACCAGCCCTTCCCGCCCGGCTATACGGGCTTCGACCCGGCGCTCGGCGCGGTGTACCGGCACGACCCGGAGCGGGCGCGCGCACTGCTGCGGGAGGCCGGACACCACGACGGCGTCGAGGTGACCATCACCACCGCCCAGCCGCAGGGCGCGCCCGAGCAGTTGCAGGCGCAGCTCAACCGGGCCGGGTTCCGGGCCCGGATCGAAGTCATCCCCGAGGCGCGGGCCTCCCAGGTGGTGTACGTCCAGCACTCCCGCGCCCTGTACCTCGACCAGTTCGCCGGGCGGGAGTCGCCGGTGCAGGCGATGCAGGTGCTCTTCGGCGCGGAGGGGCTGATGAACCCCTCCCGCCGTACGACGCCCGAACTGGACGCGGCCGTGGCCGCGGTGCGCCGCACCCCGCTGGAGTCGCCGCGCTATCCGGAGGTGCTGCGGGCGGCCACCGCGGTGGCGGTGCGCACGATGCCGAATGTGTTCCTGTACACGGTGCCGCGCGCCCTCGCCCGTACGTCCTCCGTCTCCGCCATCCCCTCGCTCCCGGTGGTGCAGCGGTTCGAGGGGGTGACGGCCGGATGACCGCGCTCGCTCCGCACCTCGCGCGCACCCGGCGGAAGTCCGTACGGGCGGCCCGTCTCCCGCGCTCGCTCGGCCGCGTCCTCGCCACGGCGGGCACGGTCTTCCTGCTGTCCTCCGCGCTCACCTTCGGCCTCGGCGCGCTCTCCGGGGCCAATCCGGCGGCGGCGGTGCTCGGCGAGACGGCGACGCCCGCCGATATCGCCCGGATGAACCAGCAGTTCGGCCTCGACCGGCCGCTGTGGGAGCAGTACGTGTCGTGGCTGGGACATGCCTTCACCGGGGATCTGGGCCGCTCGTGGTTCACCACGGTCCCGGTGGCCGACAGCATCCGGCAGGCGATGCCGGTGGATCTGTCCATCGCCGGGCTCGCGCTGCTGATGGCCGTGGTGCTGGGCGGAGCCGCCGGTGTCGCCGCCGCGCTCCGGGCCGGCGGACGGCTGGACCGCGCCGTCACCGCGCTGTGCGCGCTGCTCGGCACCCTGCCCGGTTTCGTCGTGGCCATCGCGCTGGTCACGGTGTTCTCGCTGAAGCTGGGGTGGCTGCCGTCCGGTGGCTATGTGCCGCTGGACATGGACCCCGCGCAGTGGCTGCGGTACACCGTGATGCCCGCGCTCGCACTGAGCCTGGAGGCCGCTGCCGCCATCGCCCGTCAACTGCGCACCTCGCTGGTGGGGACGTTGCGGGAGAACTATGTGACGGGTGCGGTGATGCGCGGATTGCCCGCCCGGCGCGTGGTGTTCGGCCATGCTCTGCGCAACGCGGCCGGACCGGCGCTGACGGCGCTCGGGATGAGCGTGCCGATGCTGCTCGGCGGTGCGGTGGTCACCCAGCAGATCTTCGCGCTGCCCGGTCTCGCCCAGCTCACCCTGCAGTCGGCGGAGCAGCACGACATCCCGGTGATCCAGGGGACGCTGCTGGTGACCATCGCGGTGGTCCTGGTCGTCAACGTGGCCGTCAACGCGGCACTGCTCGCGCTGAATCCGGCCGCCCGGCGCCGCGAGGTGACGCGC is a window of Streptomyces violaceusniger Tu 4113 DNA encoding:
- a CDS encoding ABC transporter substrate-binding protein; the protein is MTSATPPLPVRRPPDPPPRPAPDRRSVLGLALGAGGSLLLSACGGVATTGAGGGGETLRWGWDLPSSWDPVFSSKGWDVHLLSLVYSGLTQLDAKGGAKPALASSWRYSHDGRRLTFTLRRGLRFADGTPVNAEAVKKSVERGKNHPKSLIASQLTSIDTVRAPDAHTVVLQLTEADYQLPALLAGKTGMVVSPTAFGKDEARLATRPVGHGPFRLVSYTQNSMASLRRDPGYWNAEHIAVERFEAYPKPDETTALAALQSGRLNVAQIPFSQVEAAREAGFTVQLIPSMVVRVLDVNTAMKPFDDPAVLKALKYAVDRQALLDSEQFGHGEVDHQPFPPGYTGFDPALGAVYRHDPERARALLREAGHHDGVEVTITTAQPQGAPEQLQAQLNRAGFRARIEVIPEARASQVVYVQHSRALYLDQFAGRESPVQAMQVLFGAEGLMNPSRRTTPELDAAVAAVRRTPLESPRYPEVLRAATAVAVRTMPNVFLYTVPRALARTSSVSAIPSLPVVQRFEGVTAG
- a CDS encoding ABC transporter permease, with the protein product MTALAPHLARTRRKSVRAARLPRSLGRVLATAGTVFLLSSALTFGLGALSGANPAAAVLGETATPADIARMNQQFGLDRPLWEQYVSWLGHAFTGDLGRSWFTTVPVADSIRQAMPVDLSIAGLALLMAVVLGGAAGVAAALRAGGRLDRAVTALCALLGTLPGFVVAIALVTVFSLKLGWLPSGGYVPLDMDPAQWLRYTVMPALALSLEAAAAIARQLRTSLVGTLRENYVTGAVMRGLPARRVVFGHALRNAAGPALTALGMSVPMLLGGAVVTQQIFALPGLAQLTLQSAEQHDIPVIQGTLLVTIAVVLVVNVAVNAALLALNPAARRREVTR